One genomic region from Halorussus rarus encodes:
- a CDS encoding adenine deaminase C-terminal domain-containing protein: MNDLQAVALGEETADLVITGGRVCLPEKGEFQSRDVVVVDDRVAALPEDADPVIGEDTRVITATNRVVAPGFVDAHTHLDLHQTFENAYHYAIEGGTTTVVSEVTGYGPAFGPEGVEQFLAATAYLPVRVRAVVPPQPLLDTFEPRRADDEEADDLGDLLADDRVVGVGETDWIHAVGRDTPAERLYERADAEDKTVTGHAAGCSGEKLAAFATIIDDDHEAITGEDVVERVENGVHVVGRYGSIRDDVAAIGEAYPEVPTAELSLSTDGMWPRELIDEGDMDAVVRRAIEEGVDPADAIRMATLNPARHFGLDEEGVGSLSPGSVADVVLIDDLDEVTVTTVISGGEVVFNKGESKVAARTHEYPDRFYDSVNVPTDPDRFRVPADAVNEAGEVRAIEHRRGLVTGETTVSPRVEAGELVADPESDVLKATLLDRNPHDDDGSDPEDKPSFTGFVTGLGLDSGAVATSVVWETTGVLAVGTNDAAMRAAVDRVAEMGGGWAVVEDGEVVAELPTRVAGVCSDLEVEETAKLYDAVEAALRRLGAEGDRPMLALQTMTFAGVPALKLSFSGYADILDREVVGLTP, from the coding sequence GTGAACGACCTCCAGGCGGTCGCGCTCGGCGAGGAGACCGCCGACCTGGTCATCACGGGCGGCCGGGTCTGCCTGCCCGAGAAGGGGGAGTTCCAGTCCCGCGACGTCGTCGTGGTCGACGACCGAGTCGCCGCGCTTCCCGAGGACGCCGACCCCGTCATCGGCGAGGACACGCGGGTCATCACCGCGACGAACCGCGTCGTCGCGCCCGGATTCGTCGACGCCCACACCCACCTCGACCTCCACCAGACGTTCGAGAACGCCTACCACTACGCGATAGAGGGCGGTACCACCACGGTCGTCTCGGAGGTCACCGGCTACGGTCCGGCGTTCGGCCCCGAGGGCGTCGAGCAGTTCCTCGCGGCGACCGCCTACCTCCCGGTCCGCGTCCGGGCGGTGGTCCCGCCCCAGCCGCTGCTCGACACCTTCGAACCCCGGCGGGCCGACGACGAGGAGGCCGACGACCTCGGGGACCTGCTGGCCGACGACCGCGTCGTGGGCGTCGGCGAGACCGACTGGATCCACGCGGTCGGCCGCGACACCCCCGCCGAGCGGCTCTACGAGCGCGCCGACGCCGAGGACAAGACAGTCACGGGCCACGCCGCCGGCTGCTCGGGCGAGAAGCTCGCGGCGTTCGCGACCATCATCGACGACGACCACGAGGCCATCACGGGCGAGGACGTCGTCGAGCGCGTCGAGAACGGCGTCCACGTCGTCGGGCGCTACGGCTCGATCCGCGACGACGTCGCGGCCATCGGCGAGGCCTACCCGGAGGTGCCGACCGCCGAACTCTCGCTGTCGACCGACGGGATGTGGCCCCGCGAACTCATCGACGAGGGCGACATGGACGCGGTGGTCCGCCGGGCCATCGAGGAGGGCGTCGACCCCGCCGACGCCATCCGGATGGCGACGCTCAACCCCGCCCGCCACTTCGGGCTCGACGAGGAGGGCGTCGGCTCGCTCTCGCCGGGGAGCGTCGCCGACGTCGTGCTCATCGACGACCTCGACGAGGTCACCGTCACCACCGTGATCAGCGGCGGCGAGGTCGTCTTCAACAAGGGCGAGTCGAAGGTCGCGGCCCGGACCCACGAGTACCCCGACCGCTTCTACGACTCGGTGAACGTCCCGACAGACCCCGACCGGTTCCGGGTGCCGGCCGACGCCGTCAACGAGGCCGGCGAGGTCCGGGCCATCGAGCACCGACGCGGGCTGGTCACGGGCGAGACGACCGTCTCGCCGCGCGTCGAGGCCGGCGAACTCGTCGCGGACCCCGAATCCGACGTGCTGAAGGCGACCCTGCTCGACCGGAATCCGCACGACGACGACGGGTCCGATCCGGAGGACAAGCCGAGCTTCACCGGTTTCGTCACCGGCCTCGGTCTCGATTCGGGCGCGGTCGCGACCAGCGTCGTCTGGGAGACGACCGGCGTCCTCGCGGTCGGGACGAACGACGCGGCGATGCGGGCCGCGGTCGACCGCGTCGCAGAGATGGGCGGCGGCTGGGCGGTCGTCGAGGACGGGGAGGTCGTCGCGGAACTGCCGACCCGGGTCGCCGGGGTCTGCTCGGACCTCGAAGTCGAGGAGACTGCGAAACTCTACGACGCCGTCGAGGCGGCGCTCCGGCGGCTGGGCGCCGAGGGCGACCGTCCCATGCTGGCGCTCCAAACTATGACGTTCGCGGGCGTGCCGGCGCTGAAACTGTCGTTCTCTGGCTACGCCGACATCCTCGACCGCGAGGTCGTGGGCCTGACGCCCTGA
- a CDS encoding M20/M25/M40 family metallo-hydrolase, translating into MNQSNREFLESLLTTPSPSGFEADVQRVWVDYVSEFADEVRTDEYGNAVAVVRGGDPTVAFTGHADEIGLMVNSVDEDGFVRLSRVGGTDRTVTKGQHVEIHTDDGVVRGVVGQTAIHLRDTGEDEIEDVAEQHVDIGVGTEAEARELVDVGDPITFDTPVRKLEGTRMAARGMDNRVGIWVAAEAARRAAEADVDATVYAVSTVQEELGKQGAKMVGFDLPVDAALAVDVTHAVDSPDIADERDQHGEVELGDGPVIARGSSNHPEVVRTAREAAASEDLPVQLQASGRSTGTDADAFYTSQGGIPSLNVGLPNRYMHTPVEVVDTEDLDAAADLLAAFAAESAGRDGFAVDI; encoded by the coding sequence ATGAACCAGTCGAACCGGGAGTTCCTCGAGAGCCTGCTGACGACGCCGAGTCCGTCGGGGTTCGAGGCCGACGTCCAGCGCGTCTGGGTCGACTACGTCTCGGAGTTCGCCGACGAGGTCCGGACCGACGAGTACGGAAACGCGGTCGCCGTCGTACGCGGCGGCGACCCCACCGTCGCGTTCACCGGCCACGCCGACGAGATCGGGCTGATGGTCAACAGCGTCGACGAGGACGGCTTCGTCCGGCTCTCGCGGGTCGGCGGCACCGACCGCACCGTCACCAAGGGCCAGCACGTCGAGATCCACACCGACGACGGCGTGGTCCGGGGCGTCGTCGGCCAGACCGCAATCCACCTCCGGGACACCGGGGAGGACGAGATCGAGGACGTGGCCGAGCAGCACGTCGACATCGGCGTCGGGACCGAGGCCGAGGCCCGGGAACTCGTCGACGTGGGCGATCCCATCACCTTCGACACGCCGGTCCGGAAACTGGAGGGCACCCGGATGGCGGCCCGCGGGATGGACAACCGCGTCGGCATCTGGGTGGCCGCGGAGGCCGCACGGCGCGCGGCCGAGGCCGACGTCGACGCCACGGTGTACGCGGTCAGCACCGTCCAGGAGGAGCTAGGCAAGCAGGGCGCCAAGATGGTCGGGTTCGACCTCCCGGTCGACGCCGCGCTCGCGGTCGACGTCACCCACGCGGTCGACTCGCCCGACATCGCCGACGAGCGCGACCAGCACGGCGAGGTCGAACTCGGCGACGGTCCGGTGATCGCCCGCGGCTCGTCGAACCACCCCGAAGTGGTCCGGACCGCCCGCGAGGCCGCCGCGAGCGAGGACCTGCCGGTCCAGTTGCAGGCCTCGGGGCGCTCGACCGGCACCGACGCGGACGCCTTCTACACCTCGCAGGGCGGCATCCCGTCGCTGAACGTCGGCCTGCCGAACCGCTACATGCACACCCCGGTCGAGGTCGTCGACACCGAGGACCTCGACGCCGCGGCCGACCTGCTGGCGGCGTTCGCCGCGGAGTCGGCGGGCCGCGACGGGTTCGCGGTCGACATCTAG
- a CDS encoding methyl-accepting chemotaxis protein: MAINDAVRHVGPDTDTAAGEFWRHAFEHLVEHLPEPAFLVDGGGDIVQWNRGAEEMTGYPAEEVIGRHAYDVFGTEGEDETLAETVIRTGEVIREEEIRSAATADGERAHARAFGVPVTTPEDEVVGAVEVLNRVTELVEQQETMRNLQAQMTDEVESAVDELRESTADVSEDSQRVSDLADEQEENLREVQSEVSSLSATVEEIASSADEVSTRSTEAKESAEESVQSAERTLETVDTVTSESEAVAADARELEDRVNDIGEVVEVIDDIADQTNLLALNANIEAARADGDGSGFTVVANEIKELAERSKDRADEIEEIVAEVRETTHDTVEKIEANDRRLDEVADDVETVVENQRAIVAAVKQTDDGVFQIADTTEEQAASAEEIASMTDTVVGQAGDVSDSVEGIAAANEEQTAMVREIAKSIESLEASIEDVTE, translated from the coding sequence ATGGCTATCAACGACGCAGTCCGGCACGTCGGTCCGGACACGGACACCGCTGCCGGCGAGTTCTGGCGACACGCGTTCGAGCACCTGGTCGAACACCTCCCCGAACCCGCGTTCCTCGTCGACGGCGGCGGGGACATCGTCCAGTGGAACCGGGGCGCCGAGGAGATGACGGGGTACCCGGCGGAGGAGGTGATCGGCCGGCACGCCTACGACGTCTTCGGCACCGAGGGCGAGGACGAGACGCTGGCCGAGACCGTGATCCGGACCGGCGAGGTCATCCGCGAGGAGGAGATCCGATCCGCGGCGACCGCCGACGGCGAGCGGGCCCACGCAAGGGCGTTCGGCGTACCCGTCACCACGCCGGAGGACGAGGTCGTGGGTGCGGTGGAAGTCCTCAATCGCGTGACCGAACTCGTCGAACAGCAGGAGACGATGCGGAATCTCCAGGCCCAGATGACCGACGAGGTCGAGTCCGCGGTCGACGAACTCCGGGAGTCGACCGCCGACGTCTCCGAGGACTCCCAGCGGGTCAGCGACCTCGCGGACGAGCAGGAGGAGAACCTCCGGGAGGTCCAGTCGGAGGTGTCGTCGCTGAGCGCCACGGTCGAGGAGATCGCGTCGAGCGCCGACGAGGTGAGCACCCGGAGCACCGAGGCGAAGGAATCGGCCGAGGAGTCGGTCCAGAGCGCCGAGCGCACGCTCGAGACCGTGGACACCGTCACGTCGGAGTCGGAGGCGGTCGCGGCCGACGCCCGCGAGCTGGAGGACCGCGTCAACGACATCGGCGAGGTGGTCGAGGTCATCGACGACATCGCCGACCAGACCAATCTGCTCGCGCTCAACGCCAACATCGAGGCGGCCCGCGCCGACGGTGACGGCTCCGGGTTCACCGTGGTCGCCAACGAGATCAAGGAACTCGCCGAGCGGTCGAAGGACCGCGCGGACGAGATAGAGGAGATCGTCGCGGAGGTCCGCGAGACGACTCACGACACGGTCGAGAAGATCGAGGCCAACGACCGGCGACTCGACGAGGTCGCCGACGACGTCGAGACGGTGGTCGAGAACCAGCGGGCCATCGTGGCCGCGGTCAAGCAGACCGACGACGGCGTCTTCCAGATCGCCGACACCACCGAGGAGCAGGCCGCGAGCGCCGAGGAGATCGCCAGCATGACCGACACGGTCGTCGGCCAGGCCGGGGACGTCTCCGACTCGGTCGAGGGCATCGCGGCCGCCAACGAGGAGCAGACGGCGATGGTCCGGGAGATCGCGAAGAGCATCGAGTCGCTCGAGGCGTCCATCGAGGACGTGACGGAGTAG
- a CDS encoding lactate racemase domain-containing protein — protein MEIPYADSTLDVAFPDCDVTVAEPPGGDPVDPCEAAAEALADPHGPRLRERVGADDEVAVVVTDVTRATPDDVLVDALVEELGAAGVERDQITIVVGLGLHRPMTDDELREALGEYADLAENHDAGAARRVGEVEGPDGESVAVELNPTVADADAVVSTGMVEPHQYAGFSGGAKTVVVGGGGESLIGYTHGPGMLAQEGVRLGRVAGNPFREMLDEAGDLVGVDFCLNVTHAPAGSLVSGANETSEVERSESSGVLGASAGDHRAVVRDLADTARAALSVGVEGGYDAVVAGVGAPKDANLYQATRAATYVALGDYDPLRADGRLVVPARLQEGAGEGTGERRFYEWLSGAESAEALYEEMRRGYDPGAQRAFVVARVLREYDLSVTNSEHPEIVEDCLMHARESVEDAVEPGSDVLVVPDALDTLLVEK, from the coding sequence ATGGAGATTCCCTACGCCGACTCGACCCTCGACGTCGCGTTCCCCGACTGCGACGTGACGGTCGCGGAACCGCCGGGCGGCGACCCCGTCGACCCGTGCGAGGCCGCCGCGGAAGCGCTCGCCGACCCCCACGGCCCGCGCCTGCGCGAGCGGGTCGGCGCCGACGACGAGGTCGCCGTCGTCGTGACCGACGTGACCAGGGCGACGCCCGACGACGTGCTGGTGGACGCGCTGGTCGAGGAACTCGGCGCGGCGGGCGTCGAGCGCGACCAGATCACCATCGTCGTGGGGCTCGGCCTCCACCGGCCGATGACCGACGACGAACTCCGCGAGGCGCTGGGCGAGTACGCCGACCTGGCCGAAAACCACGACGCCGGGGCCGCCCGCAGAGTCGGCGAAGTCGAGGGACCGGACGGCGAGTCCGTCGCGGTCGAACTCAACCCGACCGTCGCGGACGCCGACGCCGTGGTCTCGACCGGGATGGTCGAACCCCACCAGTACGCCGGGTTCTCCGGCGGCGCGAAGACGGTCGTGGTCGGCGGCGGCGGCGAGTCGCTCATCGGGTACACCCACGGCCCGGGGATGCTGGCCCAGGAGGGCGTCCGCCTGGGCCGGGTCGCGGGCAACCCCTTCCGGGAGATGCTCGACGAGGCCGGCGACCTCGTCGGGGTGGACTTCTGCCTGAACGTCACCCACGCGCCGGCAGGGAGTCTCGTGAGCGGAGCGAACGAGACCTCGGAAGTCGAGCGGAGCGAGTCTTCCGGTGTCCTCGGCGCCAGCGCGGGCGACCACCGAGCGGTCGTCCGGGACCTCGCCGACACGGCGAGGGCGGCGCTGTCGGTCGGCGTCGAGGGTGGCTACGACGCGGTGGTCGCCGGCGTCGGCGCGCCCAAGGACGCCAACCTCTACCAGGCGACCCGGGCCGCGACCTACGTCGCGCTCGGCGATTACGACCCCCTGCGGGCCGACGGTCGGCTGGTCGTCCCGGCGCGCTTGCAGGAGGGCGCGGGCGAGGGCACGGGCGAGCGGCGCTTCTACGAGTGGCTGAGCGGGGCCGAGAGCGCCGAGGCGCTCTACGAGGAGATGCGACGGGGCTACGACCCCGGCGCCCAGCGCGCCTTCGTCGTGGCGCGGGTCCTCCGGGAGTACGACCTCTCCGTGACGAACAGCGAACACCCCGAAATCGTCGAGGACTGTCTGATGCACGCCCGCGAGTCGGTCGAGGACGCGGTCGAACCGGGCAGCGACGTGCTGGTGGTCCCGGACGCGCTCGACACGCTGCTGGTCGAGAAGTAG
- a CDS encoding ATP-dependent helicase yields MGARELLARGEFDFDAESVAVDDADVLESLEPAVREWWVDQFGAYVPDNGGFFTPPQKEAIPLIHEGDNALIASPTGSGKTLSSFTAILNELFRREREEPDGLDNSVYCLYVSPLKSLANDIHRNLAEPLEGIAARMDGEPSVRHAIRHGDTDDAARRKMLEETPHILNTTPETLAILLNSPKFKRKLETVEYVVVDEIHSLADGKRGTHLAVSLERLENMVESSPTRIGCSATVEPLEDIADFLVGRADAGGESGPGRARDCEIVDTRFVREFDIELQCPTDDLIATPRDVVNERFYDQLDDLVSEHTNTLVFTNTRSGAERVLHNLRERYAVYDEDNSGCHHGSLSKEARQSIEEDLKAGALDVVTTSTSLELGIDMPHVDLVVQVGSPKSVASLLQRVGRAGHQLGQTVAGRVIALDRDELVECAVMLKKAEEGFVDRVFVPEEAYDVAVQHVYGMAINDVRPEREVRETLRRAYPYRNFSDDQFETLFRYLTSDYEGLEDKNVYAKIWRDENDPPDGEYHYPDYEVGEPLIGKRGRLARVIYMTNIGTIPDSFTCDVFTRADNEWVGDLDESYLDTLEKGDVFVLGGQHFEFRYRRGSKVYADRTNARPTVPSWFSERLPLSYDLGRSILEFQGDLLDRFEKRGKPAVRVWLREFPLDENSVRAIARMFDEQLRYAGTGSVSTDSRLAVEVELDRDEYERHYYVHSNYGRKFNDGLSRVVAYRCANAANTNVSLAVADHGFTVSMPLNRKVDVAEILRDVRPEDVRSDLRAALDGTELLQRYFRINATRSLMILKRYKGYEKSASEQQVSSEMLLGFAQDLEEFAVVEETYREIIEDKLAVSAIEDVLADVQAGEVSVVTNRVDVPTPRAFGLATLMASDVVLAEDESAVLQEFHDRVLEEIGDEHERPTGTSAAR; encoded by the coding sequence ATGGGAGCGCGCGAGCTACTGGCGCGCGGGGAGTTCGACTTCGACGCCGAGTCGGTCGCGGTGGACGACGCCGACGTCCTCGAATCGCTGGAACCGGCGGTCAGGGAGTGGTGGGTCGACCAGTTCGGGGCGTACGTCCCCGACAACGGCGGGTTCTTCACGCCGCCGCAGAAGGAGGCCATCCCGCTCATCCACGAGGGGGACAACGCCCTCATCGCGTCGCCGACCGGCAGCGGGAAGACGCTCAGCTCCTTCACCGCCATCCTGAACGAGCTGTTCCGACGGGAGCGCGAGGAGCCCGACGGGCTCGACAACTCGGTGTACTGCCTCTACGTCTCGCCGCTCAAGTCGCTGGCCAACGACATCCACCGGAACCTGGCCGAGCCCCTGGAGGGCATCGCCGCCCGGATGGACGGCGAGCCGTCGGTCCGCCACGCCATCCGGCACGGCGACACCGACGACGCGGCTCGCCGGAAGATGCTGGAGGAGACGCCCCACATCCTCAACACGACGCCCGAGACGCTGGCCATCCTGCTCAACTCCCCGAAGTTCAAGCGGAAGCTCGAGACCGTCGAGTACGTCGTCGTCGACGAGATCCACAGCCTCGCCGACGGCAAGCGGGGCACCCACCTCGCGGTGAGTCTGGAGCGACTCGAGAACATGGTCGAGTCGTCGCCGACCCGCATCGGCTGCTCGGCGACCGTCGAACCGCTCGAGGACATCGCGGACTTCCTCGTCGGCCGGGCGGACGCCGGCGGGGAGTCGGGACCGGGCCGCGCCCGCGACTGCGAGATCGTCGACACCCGGTTCGTCCGGGAGTTCGACATCGAACTCCAGTGTCCGACCGACGACCTCATCGCCACGCCCCGGGACGTGGTCAACGAGCGGTTCTACGACCAGCTCGACGACCTCGTCTCCGAGCACACCAACACCCTGGTGTTCACCAACACCCGGTCGGGCGCCGAGCGGGTCCTCCACAACCTCCGGGAGCGCTACGCCGTCTACGACGAGGACAACTCGGGCTGTCACCACGGCAGCCTCTCGAAGGAGGCCCGCCAGTCCATCGAGGAGGACCTCAAGGCGGGCGCGCTCGACGTGGTGACGACCTCCACGAGCCTGGAACTGGGCATCGACATGCCCCACGTCGACCTCGTGGTCCAGGTCGGCTCGCCGAAGTCGGTCGCCTCGCTGCTCCAGCGCGTCGGCCGGGCGGGCCACCAGCTCGGCCAGACCGTCGCGGGGCGGGTCATCGCGCTCGACCGCGACGAGCTCGTCGAGTGCGCGGTGATGCTCAAGAAGGCCGAGGAGGGGTTCGTCGACCGGGTGTTCGTCCCCGAGGAGGCCTACGACGTGGCGGTCCAGCACGTCTACGGCATGGCCATCAACGACGTCCGGCCCGAGCGGGAGGTCCGCGAGACGCTCCGCCGGGCCTACCCCTACCGGAACTTCTCGGACGACCAGTTCGAGACCCTGTTCCGGTACCTGACCTCCGACTACGAGGGGCTGGAGGACAAGAACGTCTACGCCAAGATCTGGCGCGACGAGAACGACCCGCCGGACGGCGAGTACCACTACCCCGACTACGAGGTGGGCGAGCCCCTGATAGGGAAACGGGGCCGGCTCGCCCGGGTCATCTACATGACAAATATCGGGACGATCCCCGACTCGTTCACGTGCGACGTGTTCACCCGCGCCGACAACGAGTGGGTCGGCGACCTCGACGAGTCGTACCTCGACACCTTAGAGAAGGGCGACGTGTTCGTCCTCGGCGGCCAGCACTTCGAGTTCCGGTACCGCCGCGGGTCGAAGGTGTACGCCGACCGGACGAACGCCCGGCCCACGGTCCCGTCGTGGTTCTCCGAGCGGCTGCCGCTGTCGTACGACCTCGGCCGGTCCATCCTCGAGTTCCAGGGCGACCTCCTCGACCGGTTCGAGAAGCGGGGCAAGCCCGCGGTCCGGGTGTGGCTCCGGGAGTTCCCGCTGGACGAGAACAGCGTCCGGGCAATCGCCCGGATGTTCGACGAGCAGCTCCGGTACGCCGGCACCGGGAGCGTCAGCACCGACAGCCGGCTCGCGGTCGAGGTCGAACTCGACCGCGACGAGTACGAGCGCCACTACTACGTCCACTCGAACTACGGCCGGAAGTTCAACGACGGCCTCTCGCGGGTCGTCGCCTACCGCTGTGCCAACGCCGCCAACACCAACGTCTCGCTGGCGGTCGCCGACCACGGCTTCACGGTGTCGATGCCGCTCAACCGGAAGGTCGACGTGGCCGAGATTCTCCGTGACGTCCGCCCCGAGGACGTCCGGAGCGACCTCCGGGCCGCGCTCGACGGGACCGAGCTCCTCCAGCGGTACTTCCGCATCAACGCCACCCGGTCGCTGATGATCCTGAAGCGCTACAAGGGCTACGAGAAGTCCGCCAGCGAGCAGCAGGTCTCCAGCGAGATGCTGCTGGGGTTCGCCCAGGACCTCGAGGAGTTCGCGGTCGTCGAGGAGACCTACCGCGAGATAATCGAGGACAAACTGGCCGTGTCGGCCATCGAGGACGTGCTCGCCGACGTCCAGGCCGGCGAGGTGTCTGTGGTCACCAACCGGGTCGACGTCCCGACGCCCAGGGCGTTCGGCCTCGCCACCCTGATGGCCAGCGACGTGGTGCTGGCCGAGGACGAGAGCGCCGTCCTGCAGGAGTTCCACGACCGGGTGCTCGAGGAGATCGGCGACGAGCACGAGCGGCCGACCGGGACGTCGGCGGCCCGGTGA
- a CDS encoding GIDE domain-containing protein encodes MPSPSPFWTVLSLAALAAGAYLLYGGLTRYRQRKLMRETPTTDIWHVDPGPTEITGAARPVDGETMRAPFTEETCLAADWEIEEWDESGKHSDWHTVGGGVASVSAFAVEDDTGTIRVRPDGADFDLDELAEGTIEVGGPDDPPEPVREFLASDSTPGRSDAPLIESLDWGNQEGDRRYHQHLLKPGEEVYVYGTVHPRGDAVAPSTPEQMEIREADEREEPMFLVSDRQQADLVRSRTFGLWRIPAGFVLAAVGIWVLLAGYGVVG; translated from the coding sequence ATGCCCTCCCCGTCCCCGTTCTGGACCGTCCTCTCGCTGGCCGCGCTCGCGGCCGGCGCGTACCTGCTGTACGGCGGACTGACGCGGTACCGTCAGCGCAAACTCATGCGGGAGACCCCGACCACCGACATCTGGCACGTCGACCCCGGTCCGACCGAGATTACGGGGGCAGCCAGACCCGTCGACGGGGAGACGATGCGCGCGCCGTTCACGGAGGAGACCTGTCTGGCCGCCGACTGGGAGATCGAGGAGTGGGACGAGAGCGGCAAGCACTCCGACTGGCACACCGTGGGCGGCGGCGTCGCGTCGGTGTCGGCGTTCGCGGTCGAGGACGACACCGGGACGATCCGGGTCCGGCCCGACGGCGCCGACTTCGACCTCGACGAACTCGCCGAGGGGACCATCGAGGTCGGCGGTCCCGACGACCCGCCCGAGCCGGTTCGGGAGTTCCTCGCCTCGGATTCGACGCCGGGCCGGTCGGACGCGCCGCTCATCGAGTCGCTCGACTGGGGCAACCAGGAGGGCGACCGGCGCTACCACCAGCACCTCCTGAAGCCCGGCGAGGAGGTGTACGTCTACGGGACGGTCCACCCCCGCGGCGACGCGGTCGCGCCCAGCACCCCCGAGCAGATGGAGATCCGCGAGGCCGACGAGCGTGAGGAGCCGATGTTCCTGGTCTCGGACCGCCAGCAGGCGGACCTGGTCCGGTCCCGGACGTTCGGCCTCTGGCGGATTCCTGCGGGGTTCGTCCTCGCGGCGGTCGGAATCTGGGTGCTCCTCGCGGGATACGGCGTCGTCGGCTGA
- a CDS encoding MBL fold metallo-hydrolase: MQVTFLGTGSAMPTGERYQTGIVVGDEAADRRVLVDCGSGVLHRLQQSGIGYENVSTVLLTHHHLDHVADLLPLLKARWLAGEEHLEVVGPSGTKALVDDLLGVFDYLEGRMDVRVREVGAHEFEVAGFDVEGYETRHSVPCLAYRFDDVSESGSKARGTSSRGGFTYSGDSEAFAGLPNFADGCDALAHDCSFPDDVDVDNHPTPTQLGEALAESGADIGRVFLTHLYPHTEGRHEEMLDSIEAVYDGDVRFADDLRTVEL, encoded by the coding sequence ATGCAGGTCACGTTCCTCGGCACGGGTAGCGCGATGCCGACCGGCGAGCGGTACCAGACCGGCATCGTCGTCGGCGACGAGGCGGCCGACCGGCGCGTGCTGGTCGACTGCGGCAGCGGCGTGCTCCACCGCCTCCAGCAGTCGGGCATCGGCTACGAGAACGTCTCGACGGTCCTGTTGACCCACCACCACCTCGACCACGTGGCCGACCTCCTGCCGCTGCTGAAGGCCCGGTGGCTCGCGGGCGAGGAGCACCTCGAAGTCGTGGGCCCGTCGGGCACGAAGGCGCTGGTCGACGACCTGCTCGGCGTGTTCGACTACCTGGAGGGGCGGATGGACGTCCGAGTCCGGGAGGTCGGCGCCCACGAGTTCGAGGTGGCCGGATTCGACGTCGAGGGGTACGAGACCCGCCACTCGGTGCCGTGCCTGGCCTACCGGTTCGACGACGTCTCCGAGTCAGGCTCGAAGGCTCGCGGGACTTCGTCCCGCGGTGGGTTCACCTACAGCGGCGACAGCGAGGCGTTCGCCGGCCTCCCGAACTTCGCCGACGGCTGCGACGCGCTGGCCCACGACTGCTCGTTCCCCGACGACGTGGACGTCGACAACCACCCCACGCCGACCCAGCTCGGCGAGGCGCTGGCGGAGTCGGGCGCCGACATCGGCCGGGTCTTCCTGACCCACCTCTACCCCCACACCGAGGGCCGCCACGAGGAGATGCTCGACTCCATCGAGGCGGTGTACGACGGCGACGTGCGGTTCGCTGATGACCTCCGAACCGTCGAGCTGTAG
- a CDS encoding BKACE family enzyme has protein sequence MAYADYLDGEPVVITAALTGGVQGKEANPNLPETPEEIGRAAAECEEAGAAVVHLHARRPNGERSFDRERFQATTDEVRSRTDLVVQHSTGGTAAPLEARRQSLRTDPAPDMASLDMGPLNRYRHLTSENTRAMVDSLYDEMKERGIKPELEVFNDGHLNEVRGLLERRDLDEPVYATLIFGGGTTSPPSPRNLLNAADNLPEGALFNTLGFGPHQLPLTTMGVLLGGHVRVGLEDNAYFRKGELAESNARLVARTADLARTLGRDPATPDEAREILNL, from the coding sequence ATGGCCTACGCGGACTACCTCGACGGCGAGCCCGTCGTCATCACGGCGGCGCTCACCGGCGGGGTCCAGGGCAAGGAGGCGAACCCGAACCTGCCCGAGACCCCCGAGGAGATCGGCCGAGCCGCCGCCGAGTGCGAGGAGGCCGGCGCGGCCGTGGTCCACCTCCACGCCCGGCGGCCCAACGGCGAGCGGTCGTTCGACCGCGAGCGCTTCCAGGCCACCACCGACGAGGTGCGCTCGCGGACCGACCTCGTCGTCCAGCACTCGACCGGCGGGACCGCCGCGCCGCTCGAAGCCCGCCGGCAGTCGCTCCGGACCGACCCGGCGCCCGACATGGCCAGCCTCGACATGGGGCCGCTGAACCGGTACCGCCACCTCACCAGCGAGAACACCCGGGCGATGGTGGACTCGCTGTACGACGAGATGAAGGAGCGAGGTATCAAGCCCGAACTGGAGGTGTTCAACGACGGCCACCTCAACGAGGTCCGGGGGCTGCTGGAGCGGCGCGACCTCGACGAGCCGGTGTACGCGACGCTCATCTTCGGCGGCGGCACCACGTCGCCCCCCTCGCCCCGGAACCTGCTGAACGCCGCCGACAACCTGCCCGAGGGCGCGCTGTTCAACACGCTCGGATTCGGCCCCCATCAGCTCCCGCTCACGACGATGGGTGTCCTGCTCGGGGGTCACGTCCGGGTCGGCCTGGAGGACAACGCCTACTTCCGGAAGGGCGAACTCGCCGAGAGCAACGCCCGGCTGGTCGCCCGGACCGCCGACCTGGCCCGGACGCTCGGCCGCGACCCCGCGACACCCGACGAAGCTCGCGAGATACTGAATCTGTGA